The following coding sequences are from one Bufo bufo chromosome 2, aBufBuf1.1, whole genome shotgun sequence window:
- the LOC120991758 gene encoding claudin-22-like, with amino-acid sequence MAVTHRLKLQCGAMFFALLGCVLTCVSTFVPLWKNLNLDLNEMEIWNTGLWQTCVVQDEGGMQCKDFDSFLALPFPLQMARILMFLSDGLGIIGLLVSTMCLECLKTGEQKNKKKLALLGGILLLISGITALIPVSWIAYDTVQEFWDETVPEIVPRWEFGEAMFMCWFGSFFLIFGGSLLFCSMPSTKEQPSVKYLDENIPISLYQPTSVQSRCSDLVI; translated from the coding sequence ATGGCTGTAACCCACAGGCTAAAGCTGCAATgtggtgcaatgttttttgcattgCTGGGATGTGTTCTTACTTGTGTTAGCACTTTTGTGCCTCTTTGGAAAAACCTGAACCTAGATCTGAATGAAATGGAAATATGGAACACTGGACTTTGGCAGACGTGTGTAGTGCAAGATGAAGGCGGCATGCAGTGCAAAGATTTTGATTCCTTTTTGGCATTGCCATTCCCACTCCAGATGGCAAGGATTCTGATGTTTCTCTCGGATGGTTTAGGAATTATTGGTCTTCTTGTTTCTACCATGTGTTTGGAATGTCTGAAGACTggagaacaaaaaaacaaaaagaaactaGCACTTCTTGGTGGGATTTTACTTTTAATTTCGGGTATCACTGCTTTAATTCCAGTTTCTTGGATAGCTTATGACACAGTCCAGGAATTTTGGGATGAGACAGTCCCAGAAATTGTTCCCCGATGGGAGTTTGGAGAAGCTATGTTTATGTGCTGGTTTGGCTCTTTTTTCCTAATATTTGGGGGCTCACTCTTGTTCTGCTCAATGCCATCTACAAAAGAACAACCAAGTGTTAAGTACCTGGATGAAAATATCCCTATATCATTGTATCAACCTACTTCTGTACAAAGCAGATGTTCTGATCTGGTCATCTAA